A genomic window from Triticum urartu cultivar G1812 chromosome 7, Tu2.1, whole genome shotgun sequence includes:
- the LOC125519655 gene encoding protein DJ-1 homolog C-like has protein sequence MLSVSKPLLSPTSLAAMAIRLPPTPHAPTHYAPPHRRTSPFRPVMRAAPSSSTAATAVSLPPSPKKVLVPIAMGTEEMEAVILAGVLRRAGADVTLASVEDGLEIEASYGTRIIADKPIAACADQVFDLVAVPGGMPGSVRLRDNEILQRIMVRQAEEKRLYGAICAAPAVVLMPWGLHKGRKITCHPSFIGDLPTFRAVESNVQVSGELTTSRGPGTAFQFALSFVEQLFGPHAVEDVDSTLIDAALERSTEVNRVEWPFDHKPQVLIPIANGSEEMEIIMLVDILRRANINVVLASVDESTNIVGSQRMKIVADKCILDASDSKYDLIIIPGGPAGAERLHRSTTLKKLLKEQKQASRMYGGISYSPLILQKQGLLEDKTVTAHPSIVNQLTCQVIDGSKVVIDGNLITGKGLGTVMDFSLAIVRKFFGHGRAKSVANGMVFDYPKSRNA, from the exons ATGCTCTCCGTGTCTAAACCCCTTCTCTCCCCGACCTCCCTTGCTGCCATGGCTATTCGGCTGCCGCCGACGCCGCATGCACCAACCCACTACGCCCCGCCTCACAGGCGGACATCGCCATTCCGCCCCGTCATGCGAGCGGCTCCTTCTTCTTCCACCGCCGCAACGGCCGTCTCATTGCCGCCATCTCCCAAGAAG GTTCTTGTGCCCATTGCCATGGGCACAGAGGAAATGGAGGCAGTCATCCTAGCCGGCGTCCTCAGGCGAGCAGGCGCTGACGTAACGCTGGCCTCTGTGGAGGACGGCCTCGAGATTGAGGCTTCCTATGGGACGCGCATCATCGCAGACAAGCCCATTGCAGCGTGTGCAGACCAGGTGTTCGACCTTGTGGCTGTCCCG GGAGGAATGCCTGGTTCAGTACGGCTGAGAGATAACGAGATCCTTCAGAGAATTATGGTTAGACAAGCTGAAGAGAAAAGATTGTATGGTGCTATATGTGCTGCACCAGCTGTTGTTCTCATGCCCTGGGGTCTTCACAAGGGAAGAAAG ATCACCTGTCACCCGTCCTTCATAGGAGATCTTCCAACATTCCGAGCTGTTGAGTCAAATGTTCAGGTTTCAGGAGAGCTCACTACTAGTCGTGGTCCTGGGACAGCATTTCAgtttgctttatcatttgtcgaGCAATTGTTTGGGCCTCACGCTGTTGAAGATGTGGACAGTACTTTG ATTGATGCTGCTCTTGAAAGAAGTACAGAAGTCAACAGAGTTGAATGGCCTTTTGATCACAAACCTCAG GTTCTCATTCCAATTGCAAATGGGTCTGAGGAGATGGAGATCATAATGTTGGTGGATATTTTAAGACGGGCAAACATAAATGTGGTGTTGGCATCAGTTGATGAGTCCACAAATATTGTTGGGTCTCAAAGAATGAAGATTGTTGCTGATAAATGCATATTGGATGCTTCTGATTCAAAATATGATCTAATCATTATTCCT GGGGGACCTGCTGGAGCTGAGCGTCTTCACAGGTCTACCACTCTTAAAAAGCTACTCAAGGAACAGAAGCAAGCAAGCAGGATGTATGGTGGGATCAGTTATTCTCCATTGATATTGCAGAAGCAAGGTTTACTCGAG GATAAAACAGTGACTGCTCATCCTTCCATAGTCAATCAGCTCACTTGCCAGGTTATTGACGGTTCAAAGGTTGTGATTGACGGAAATTTGATTACTGGGAAGGGACTCGGAACAGTCATGGATTTTTCCCTGGCCATTGTAAGAAAATTCTTTGGCCATGGACGAGCGAAAAGTGTGGCAAATGGAATGGTTTTTGACTACCCCAAGAGCAGAAACGCCTAG